From a single Solanum dulcamara chromosome 4, daSolDulc1.2, whole genome shotgun sequence genomic region:
- the LOC129886863 gene encoding B3 domain-containing protein Os04g0386900-like, whose amino-acid sequence MEGGSSSEQKSNQKGKSIVTESTESAEIKNDDYWPLSEKPYVDMILTKSSVKPIYQLYLPKKMNKELPFAGALVVLTCGRKKWDLFYGGAKSTYKFSSGWRKFADDNNLKEGDGLVFELSECSTTKIELRVQILRGDLPAELIPEDVEGKNSDNPIIID is encoded by the exons ATGGAG gGTGGATCATCTTCTGAACAAAAATCAAACCAGAAAGGTAAATCCATCGTGACTGAAAGCACTGAAAGTGCAGAAATCAAAAATGATGACTATTGGCCACTTTCTGAAAAACCCTATGTTGATATGATTCTCACTAAGAGCAGTGTCAAGCCCATCTACCAATTG TATTTACCCAAGAAGATGAACAAAGAGCTACCTTTTGCTGGAGCCCTTGTAGTCCTTACTTGTGGTCGAAAGAAGTGGGATCTATTTTATGGTGGAGCCAAATCTACTTACAAATTTAGTAGTGGATGGAGAAAATTTGCGGATGATAACAATCTAAAGGAGGGAGATGGACTTGTGTTTGAACTGTCAGAGTGCAGCACTACCAAAATTGAATTAAGAGTTCAGATTCTCAGAGGTGATCTCCCAGCTGAATTGATTCCTGAAGATGTGGAGGGTAAAAACAGTGACAACCCAATAATAATTGATTAA
- the LOC129886865 gene encoding B3 domain-containing protein Os06g0112300-like isoform X1, producing MKSRSSFEHVSNHKGGYSTMKQPEIESSGIPEIDNGEYWPLSGKPYVDLILTKTSVKPAYSLYLPKKMNNELPSAGARAVLTCGQKKWDMFYGGIKSNHKFSIEWRKFVDDNNLKEGDGLVFELSECSASIIHFRVQILRGDFPAELKPEDAEGANSDNPIVLG from the exons ATGAAG AGCAgatcatcttttgaacatgtTTCAAACCACAAAGGTGGTTACTCCACCATGAAACAACCCGAAATTGAAAGCTCTGGAATCCCAGAAATCGACAATGGTGAATACTGGCCACTTTCTGGGAAACCCTATGTTGATTTGATTCTCACAAAGACTAGTGTCAAGCCCGCCTACAGTTTG TATTTACCCAAGAAAATGAACAATGAGCTTCCATCTGCCGGAGCTCGTGCAGTCCTTACTTGTGGTCAAAAGAAGTGGGATATGTTTTACGGTGGAATCAAATCTAATCACAAATTTAGCATTGAGTGGAGAAAATTTGTGGATGATAATAATCTGAAGGAGGGGGATGGACTTGTGTTTGAACTTTCTGAGTGCAGCGCTAGCATAATCCATTTCAGAGTTCAGATTCTCAGAGGTGATTTCCCAGCTGAATTGAAACCTGAAGATGCAGAGGGTGCAAACAGTGACAACCCAATAGTACTTGGTTAG
- the LOC129886865 gene encoding B3 domain-containing protein Os06g0112300-like isoform X2 yields MKQPEIESSGIPEIDNGEYWPLSGKPYVDLILTKTSVKPAYSLYLPKKMNNELPSAGARAVLTCGQKKWDMFYGGIKSNHKFSIEWRKFVDDNNLKEGDGLVFELSECSASIIHFRVQILRGDFPAELKPEDAEGANSDNPIVLG; encoded by the exons ATGAAACAACCCGAAATTGAAAGCTCTGGAATCCCAGAAATCGACAATGGTGAATACTGGCCACTTTCTGGGAAACCCTATGTTGATTTGATTCTCACAAAGACTAGTGTCAAGCCCGCCTACAGTTTG TATTTACCCAAGAAAATGAACAATGAGCTTCCATCTGCCGGAGCTCGTGCAGTCCTTACTTGTGGTCAAAAGAAGTGGGATATGTTTTACGGTGGAATCAAATCTAATCACAAATTTAGCATTGAGTGGAGAAAATTTGTGGATGATAATAATCTGAAGGAGGGGGATGGACTTGTGTTTGAACTTTCTGAGTGCAGCGCTAGCATAATCCATTTCAGAGTTCAGATTCTCAGAGGTGATTTCCCAGCTGAATTGAAACCTGAAGATGCAGAGGGTGCAAACAGTGACAACCCAATAGTACTTGGTTAG
- the LOC129886864 gene encoding protein NUCLEAR FUSION DEFECTIVE 4-like, with the protein MEQSSKWMILIASTWIQAFTGTNFDFSSYSSELKSVLGISQVQLNYLSMASDFGKAFGWCSGVSLMYFPLWFVLIIAAFMGLVGYGLQWLLIQRVIFLPYFLVFLLCVLAGCSICWFNTVCYVLCIKHFPANRPFALSLSISFNGASAALYNLIANAINSKDDTLYLLLNGLVPLVTSIAALPILRQPQSQTLRADSVHREYLNFRCLTILAVFTGLYLLILNSVSYSAQTARILLAGAVFLLVLPVFAPGIICTEEWSQLFYPEYISLEDNDTDDLGMLNEMIWKEASSMNVWAGNSHGSKEKESWISSFLLRDRLLLLGEEHSANLLMRRLDFWLYYLAYFCGGTLVLVYSNNLGQISESLGYRSEISFFVALYSACSFFGRLLSAAPDFLRDKMNYARTAWLAFALIPTPLAFFLLVLSGSKAALSAATALVGLSSGFVFSAAVSITSELFGPNSAGVNHNILITNIPLGSLLYGLLAALVYEANLEKPDQVLVLDGSKVCMGRNCYIQTFVWWGCISLLGVASSFLLFLRTKAAYDSQERNRNWMRLT; encoded by the exons ATGGAGCAATCAAGTAAATGGATGATATTGATAGCAAGCACATGGATTCAAGCATTTACAGGGACAAATTTTGACTTCTCCTCTTATTCCTCTGAATTGAAATCTGTTCTTGGAATTTCACAAGTGCAGCTCAATTATCTGTCTATGGCTTCAGATTTTGGGAAAGCATTTGGGTGGTGTTCTGGGGTCTCTCTTATGTATTTCCCATTATGGTTTGTTCTTATCATTGCTGCTTTCATGGGACTTGTTGGTTATGGTCTTCAATGGCTTCTCATTCAGAGAGTCATCTTTTTGCCTTATTTCTTG GTATTTCTGTTGTGTGTGCTGGCTGGCTGCAGTATTTGCTGGTTTAATACAGTATGCTATGTCTTGTGCATCAAACATTTCCCGGCAAATAGGCCATTTGCATTGTCCCTCAGCATAAGTTTCAATGGTGCAAGTGCAGCCCTGTACAACCTCATTGCCAATGCCATTAATTCCAAAGATGACACTCTATACCTTCTTCTTAATGGCTTAGTCCCCCTTGTCACATCAATTGCAGCTCTTCCAATCCTCCGGCAACCTCAATCTCAAACCCTTCGTGCTGATTCTGTTCATAGAGAATATCTCAATTTCCGCTGTCTAACCATACTAGCAGTTTTTACCGGCCTTTATCTCTTAATCCTGAACTCGGTCTCATATAGTGCACAGACAGCTCGTATCCTCTTGGCTGGTGCAGTGTTCTTGCTGGTCCTACCGGTGTTTGCACCAGGGATTATCTGCACAGAAGAGTGGTCTCAACTGTTCTATCCTGAATATATTTCACTTGAAGACAATGATACTGATGATCTTGGAATGCTCAACGAAATGATTTGGAAAGAGGCCTCAAGTATGAATGTTTGGGCGGGAAATTCTCATGGTTCAAAAGAGAAGGAAAGTTGGATTAGCAGTTTTCTGTTGAGAGATCGTTTGTTGCTGCTTGGAGAAGAACATTCAGCAAATCTGCTCATGCGTAGGTTGGATTTCTGGCTATATTACCTAGCATATTTCTGTGGGGGGACACTTGTACTCGTTTACAGCAACAATCTAGGCCAAATTTCAGAGTCACTTGGTTATAGGTCGGAGATCAGCTTTTTTGTTGCACTCTATTCTGCATGTTCCTTCTTCGGGCGCCTGCTTTCAGCCGCCCCAGATTTTCTACGCGA CAAGATGAACTATGCAAGGACCGCGTGGCTTGCATTTGCACTGATTCCAACACCACTGGCTTTCTTTCTACTTGTTTTATCAGGAAGCAAAGCTGCGTTGAGTGCCGCCACAGCATTAGTTGGGTTGAGCTCAGGTTTTGTATTTTCAGCAGCAGTGTCAATAACCTCTGAGCTATTCGGCCCCAATAGTGCAGGAGTCAATCACAACATTCTCATCACCAACATCCCTCTGGGATCGCTACTCTATGGACTTCTTGCAGCTTTAGTCTATGAAGCAAACCTAGAGAAACCAGACCAAGTGCTTGTATTGGATGGATCAAAAGTTTGCATGGGTAGGAACTGTTACATTCAGACTTTTGTGTGGTGGGGATGCATCTCTTTATTGGGAGTAGCATCTAGTTTTCTGCTTTTCCTAAGAACTAAAGCTGCCTATGACAGTCAGGAAAGGAACCGAAATTGGATGAGATTAACTTGA